The following DNA comes from Methanosarcina vacuolata Z-761.
CTCTCCACACGCCATTTCAATAGATATCTTACTTCTTGAGACCTCATAGTGCTTGATTTTGTGGAGCATTCCAGTCCTGGACATCCAGAGCCCGGTTGCAGATATTAAAACATCTAATGGTTTTTTGTCCATAGTGTCACCCCTGGTGAATTAAAAGCCCGGATGATTTCCAAGAAATAGTATTTCAAAATCCCGGCTTACGGAATATAAGCACGGAGCCAGCAATTTGCTGACAGCTACCCGGAAAATAGAAGCGATCCACACAACAGAAACAATTTATATAGTCTGGAAAAAAATCTCCAGCTTTTATAAAAGATTTCGGCGGAATGTTCTGAATGTATCTAGAATGTTATTGTATTACCATTCCGGGATTCAGAAATATGGCGGAAACCCCGGGAATCTAACCCGGCTGAACGGATTTAGAGTCCATTCGATCTACATGATCAGGTTTCCTCCTCGGCAAAATAGATTGAACAAAGCGTTTTGCTTCCTGTATGGTGGTCTTAATAATAATATAAAATAATATTATTTAGTATATATGATTATTGGTGGAAATCTAAGAAAAACAGGTTCTTATTTATAAATTTTTTGCAAGCCTTTTAAAAAAAGGTTGACCGAAAACCCCAGCAACGTTTGAATTTTAGGAAATTATCCCCGAACCCTATCGACGCGATCACAACCCTTTTCAAAAAAGGCTTGACCGAAAACCTCAGCAACATTTGAATTTGATGAACTTGTCCCAAAACACTATCGGCGTGATCACAACCCTTTTCAAGCCTGGTGAAGAAAAGGTAAAATAAAAGAAAGTGGGTGAAAATTTAGCCCACCATAAGTTATTTCGTTACTTCGCTGTGATGTTATTTCGTTACTTCGCTGTGATTTTCAGTTTCGTGATATCAATAGCATCTTCGGGACAGATGCCGACACAACGGCGGCAGCTTGTACCAAGGCATTTCTGGCTGTCGTATTTTGCGATTCTCTGGCCGTCTCTTTCTACTATTTCAAGGGCTGCTTCTGGGCATTCTTTTACGCATTTTTTGCAGTATACGCACTTTTCCACCAGAACTTCGAGTATTATGCCAATTTCTTTGAGTATAGAAAGCCCGCCTGACCCGACCTCTTCGATGTCTTTGCTGACTCGCTTTTCGATGCTTACATGTTCGAGAGTTTTCGGGAGGGGGGGCAGGCCGTAGAGTTCAAGCATCTGGTCATACGTCTCAAGTGGCATGCCCTGGGTCCAGTAGGAAAGTTCGCATAGGTAGAAATTATTGAAAGTCTCACTGGTCGCCATCATAAGGTGATCGGCAGTAATTTTCTTTGCAATATCAATTACGTCATTCAGCCTTGATTTTTCCAGCACAAGTTCCCGAGCAAGCGCAAGCGAGGTATTTCCAAACTGAACAATTTTTTTTGCATAACCCGGTGCGGCTCCGAGTCTGCGGGCGTCTTCAGCATCCACATAGGCTCCAGAGGCTCCTGACATATATGCGTACTCCAGGTCTTCATACTTGATTCCGGATTCAACGATCAGGGTCATATGGGCAGCCCGGATTGCTCCGATAGCTTTTCCGGCTTCTTCTACATCCTTTTCATTGATCTCAATCCCTGGACCCAGGATCAGCTTTCCATTCGGAAGTTTAGGAAGTTTTTCAATCAACCCGATTCTCAGTGCTAAAGCAAAAGCCGAGATAACTCCTGTGCCTGTGATTCCGACGGCTTCGAATCCATAGGACTCCTTTATCTCCCCTGTAATTGGATCTATAAGGTAAGCGTCCTGTTTTTCCATTTCCCTGTCAAGAACCATAATTCTCCAGTACTGTCCTTCAGGTTTTACATCACAGATCGCGCCAGGACTTGCGAGCATGCCTGAACTTATACCCTGCCCTTCAATCGCAGGTCCTGCTGCTGCGCTTGCAGTGATAATTCGACCCCCGATTTTCAGAGCCATTTCGGCATTTGTTCCGTAATCCGTGACAAGAGAAGGTTCGGGCTGGATAAGAAAATCGGTTTCAAGCATCATAGCCAGGGCGTCAGCTCCAATCTCGTGCTTGATTGCAGGGGGGACGATAACTTCACAGTTAGGCAGGTCTTTTTTCCCGAAAATTTCCGACGCAGGAAACACACGGGCATCTCTTTTTACATTCCTGACTCCAAGCATCTTCTGTTTATTTTCTCCTGCATAGGCAAGGTCCCTTATTTCAGTATTCTGGAAAAGGGAAAGCTGGATAGGGTTTCCACAGACTGCCAGCCTTTCCACCCTGGAAAGATCAACATCGAACCGCAGGAACATTCTCCTGACGGTCTCGATAATTACCTCATGAGCCACATCTTCACCTGTTGTGATTGCAAAATCCAGGTGATCCATGACATTTCCCCCGGGGAGGGGATGACCCATGGTTATAACTGTCTTTAAGGTTTTCTTCGTTTCAAGATCAATAAGCTGGGCTCTAAAACCGCTGGTACCCAGATCAAGTGCTATTCCATACATTTTTCAGGTCCTCCGGGAGCATATAATATGTTGAGGCGTCCGGCAGTATGAACTACCTCACACAAGGGGTGGGATATGAGGACTGTAATTTTAGTGAAGTTTCTAATTCGGCATCAATAAGGGAAAGGATATAATAATTTTAGAATTTTAATTATATAGATATAGTTAGGAATTATATAAACTATGTATCCTCTGCAAATTCAAGGACGAATTTTCCAACTATAAGAACATGGAAATCATTTTATTACACATTTATAAAGTTGAATGCCCCTTTTGAGCATGGTTTTCATATTTGGCTAAATTTTTGAATATTCAGCATAATTGTGAAATTACTTTTACCTGTATGATTATGGAGAGGATGTAAACTATTACTAATTGTTTCTAGAGGGATTAGCGACTGGCTATTAAGAGCCTGTCTGAAAAATGTTAGAATTTACAGAAGAGTTAATAATGGTGTTGAATATGTAGGAGCAAGTAGCATTTGCATACCTAGTGTCCTGGCAACTTAGTTATGATACATCAATACATAGACAATACTTCATCTGTAGTCCCGGTTCTTAATTATAATGATCCATAACTAAATTGCGTAGACACTAGTAGGTGTATTAAGAGATTATGGAAGCTAAACAACGTACTCACATTTGACATAGTGAATTGCGAGGAAAGAATGCCGAAATAATCATAAAAAACGAAAGTGAAAACCGCAAGAGCAGCCCAGTAAAGTGGAAAAATCCGTAAAATACGTTTTTTATAAAAAAGCAATACATCTTTGATGGATGAAATTTTGCTGTTATTATAATGTATAAGAGATCCGCTTATGAATTAAAAAGTGACAATCCGATTTTGGCAAAAAAAGGAGTAAATATTAAAATCGTATACCTGATGTATTTATATCCCAGGTAGGCAGTACTGTGTGTTAAGAGTATAGCTAATATGGCAATTGCTCTCAATAAATCAAAGGCTAGTATTTTTTCTTTCACGGTAGCTCATAAGATTTCGAAAGTTATATATCATTTGATATAATATTAGGCAGTTCTTTAATTTAAAATGTCAGTCAAAGCCTCAAATTTCCCAGCTATTTTAAGTATTTCGTCCACCGAATGTAAATAAAACAAATTTACTTGTTTTGAAGGATTTTTCGGCTTGTTCCGGCTGTTCAATTGATAAGTTTTTATAACATAATCCGTAATTAAAGGATATAAATACATATTTATTAAATAGTATGTATTTTTCATAATCTTATGCACCTATAAACATAAGAGGGATTATAAATGGCAGAATATACCCCAAAAGAAAGATTGTACCGTGCATTAAGGAAACAGCAGGTGGACAGGATGCCAGCTGTCTGTTTCACTCAGACTGCAACTGTCGAACAGATGGAAGCTTGCGGAGCCTACTGGCCAGAAGCCCATGCCGACGCAGAGAAAATGGCGACTCTTGCGGAAGCAGCGCATACCGTAGTAGGTTTTGAAGCTGTGAGAGTTCCCTTTGACATTACAGCTGAAGCTGAATTTTTTGGTTGCGGTATAAAGGCTGGCGACCTGAAGCAGCAGCCTTCAGTGATTAAACCCAGTGTTAAGAACCTGGAAGATCTGGAGAAATTAAAGAATTACAACCTGAAAGAAGGCAGAATTGCAGTAATCCTTGAAGCTGTCAAGATTCTCTCCGAAAAATACGGGAAAGAGCTCCCGATTATAGGGTCCATGATAGGTCCTTTCTCTCTTGCCCAGCATATTAACGGAGATGCCTGGTTCGGAAACCTTTTCACAGGAGAAGAGATTGTCCCCGCGCTTCTGGACTTCTGCTCGGACTTCAATGTAGCATATGCAAAAGCAATGGTTGAAAACGGTGCAGACACCATAGCCATCATTGACCCGACAGCAAGCTATGAGCTCATTGGTGGAGAGTTCTACGAGAAGTATGCCCTGCCCTATCAGAAGAAGATAGTTGATGCAATGAAGGAACTCGATGTGGCTACAGTGCTTCACATTTGCGGAAACACAACCAACGGCCTTGGAATTATGGATAAGACCGGCGTAAACGGGATCAGCGTAGACCAGAAGGTAGACATCAAGACCGCAACCGGTAATGTGAAAAATGCAATCGTTGTCGGAAACCTTGACCCTGTAGCCGTGCTCTGGAACGGAAATCCGGAGGAGATTGAAGAAGCCTCAAAGAAGGCACTTGACGCAGGCGTTGGGTTACTCACCGTTGGCTGCGGGACTGTCAGTATGACACCAACAGTCAATCTTCAAAAGATGATTGAGTGCGCAAAAAGCCACACATACTAAAAACATTGCTGAATAGATTCAGATACTGAATATATCGGACACTGATGGTGTGCCGTATTAATGAAATTTAAAAACGGATAAGCCGGCCTTAAGCCGGCCTTATTTTTAATAATTTTCCAAAAAAATTACTTTATCAGGCTTGTTTTCTTTCATCTAATCTAGTATTCTTCAATCTAGCATTTTTTAATCTAGCATTTTTCAAGCTAGCATTCTTCAATTTAGCATATTTCAATTTAGCATTCATCAAGCTAGCATTTTTCAATCTAGCATATTTCAATTTATCATTCTTCAATCCAGCATTCTTCAAGCTAGAATACTTCAATCTAGCATTTTTCAGAAGAAACCATTATTCAGCCCGCAAGTATGAAATTATTAGTTAAAGACCTCTTTTTAAAAAATATACCGCATAGGATCTTGCGGCAGAAGATTGAAGATCTCGAAAAAGAATACCGCGACCTCAAATTATAGTATTTATACTTTTTGCTTTTGGGGTTAATAATATTGAAGATCAGATATAAAAACAGATTTGAAGCACAGGACTTTGAAGCTGGAGATTGCATATATAAAAGAGATTGCAATGGCTTGAAATTCCAGTATTTATATTTTGTCTTTAATGCTCATATTTTAAAATTTAAGAGAAAAAAATAATGGGAATATAGTATTCGTTTATATAGTATAATTTTAATCTTTATTTAGGGATTGAGCCTTGAATGTTCAGGACAATTCCAGGCAGTTCCAACAGGCATACTGTTGGAAAATTCGGGATATAAAGCTAATTCGACTGGGAAACAAATTTGCAGTTTCCGGCAAGTAAATTCCCCGGTAACAATGTCATAAGAGAAGAAATTATTCACAACGGACCCGAACCTATTCGGGCAAAATGGCAAATGACAGTGAATAATTTTGAAGATAAATAATTAGAAATTCGTAAAGTAACATCCTCGCGCCTAATGGCTGAAAAATATAAGGCAGCAGAGGGATCTGAACCTAAAATAAGAACCCCATGCAAATGCTCTTTTTTAGCTAGCGGAGCTTGGGTCTGTGTTCAAGCATAAAGCCTTTGCGAGAAAATGACTCTGGAGATATTTTACTGCCCAACGATGCTGCAAAGAACTACGAATCTCAGTGGAGGTTTATAAAAATGGCAAATCAAGAGATTTTTGATAAGTTACGCGACGCAATCGTAAATCAAAACGTTGCAGGCACCGCACAGCTATGCAAGGAGGCTCTGGCTTCAGGAATTCCGGCACTTGACATTATTACAAAGGGCCTTTCCATTGGAATGAAAATTGTCGGTGATAAGTTTGAAGCCGCTGAGATTTTCCTGCCTCAGATCATGATGTCTGGAAAAGCGATGAGCAATGCAATGGAAGTTCTTACCCCTGAACTTGAAAAGAACAAGAAAGAAGGAGAAGAAGCTGGACTTGCCATCACCTTTGTTGCAGAAGGAGATATTCACGACATTGGTCACAGGCTTGTTACCACTATGCTCGGAGCAAATGGATTCCAGATCGTTGACCTTGGAGTTGATGTGCTTAATGAAAACGTTGTAGAAGAGGCTGCAAAACACAAAGGGCAAAAGGTTCTTCTTGTTGGTTCTGCCCTTATGACCACCTCCATGCTCGGCCAGAAAGACCTTATGGACAGGCTCAGAGAAGAAAACCTCAGAGACAGTGTAAAGTGCATGTTCGGAGGAGCTCCTGTATCTGATAAATGGATTGCCGAAATCGGAGCAGATGCAACTGCAGAAAACGCTGCAGAAGCCGCAAAAGTAGCACTTGAGGTAATGAAATAATCCTGGAGGCAAAAGACGATGACATTTAAAAAATCATTTGACTGCTATGATTTCTACGACAGAGCTAAAGTAGGAGAAAAGTGTACCCAGGATGACTGGGACCTTATGAAGATCCCTATGAAAGCAATGGAGCTCAAGCAGAAGTACGGGCTTGACTTCAAAGGAGAGTTTATCCCAACAGACAAGGATATGATGGAAAAACTCTTCAAGGCCGGCTTTGAGATGCTCCTTGAGTGCGGAATTTACTGTACCGACACACACAGGATTGTAAAATACACTGAAGACGAAATCTGGGATGCAATTAACAACGTGCAGAAAGAATTCGTGCTCGGAACTGGCAGGGATGCCGTTAATGTCAGAAAGAGAAGTGTTGGTGACAAGGCAAAGCCAATCGTACAGGGTGGGCCTACTGGTTCTCCAATTTCAGAAGACGTATTTATGCCTGTTCACATGAGCTATGCCCTGGAAAAAGAAGTAGACACCA
Coding sequences within:
- a CDS encoding methylamine methyltransferase corrinoid protein reductive activase, with protein sequence MYGIALDLGTSGFRAQLIDLETKKTLKTVITMGHPLPGGNVMDHLDFAITTGEDVAHEVIIETVRRMFLRFDVDLSRVERLAVCGNPIQLSLFQNTEIRDLAYAGENKQKMLGVRNVKRDARVFPASEIFGKKDLPNCEVIVPPAIKHEIGADALAMMLETDFLIQPEPSLVTDYGTNAEMALKIGGRIITASAAAGPAIEGQGISSGMLASPGAICDVKPEGQYWRIMVLDREMEKQDAYLIDPITGEIKESYGFEAVGITGTGVISAFALALRIGLIEKLPKLPNGKLILGPGIEINEKDVEEAGKAIGAIRAAHMTLIVESGIKYEDLEYAYMSGASGAYVDAEDARRLGAAPGYAKKIVQFGNTSLALARELVLEKSRLNDVIDIAKKITADHLMMATSETFNNFYLCELSYWTQGMPLETYDQMLELYGLPPLPKTLEHVSIEKRVSKDIEEVGSGGLSILKEIGIILEVLVEKCVYCKKCVKECPEAALEIVERDGQRIAKYDSQKCLGTSCRRCVGICPEDAIDITKLKITAK
- a CDS encoding methyltransferase cognate corrinoid protein; translation: MANQEIFDKLRDAIVNQNVAGTAQLCKEALASGIPALDIITKGLSIGMKIVGDKFEAAEIFLPQIMMSGKAMSNAMEVLTPELEKNKKEGEEAGLAITFVAEGDIHDIGHRLVTTMLGANGFQIVDLGVDVLNENVVEEAAKHKGQKVLLVGSALMTTSMLGQKDLMDRLREENLRDSVKCMFGGAPVSDKWIAEIGADATAENAAEAAKVALEVMK
- the mtbA gene encoding methylcobamide:CoM methyltransferase MtbA, translating into MAEYTPKERLYRALRKQQVDRMPAVCFTQTATVEQMEACGAYWPEAHADAEKMATLAEAAHTVVGFEAVRVPFDITAEAEFFGCGIKAGDLKQQPSVIKPSVKNLEDLEKLKNYNLKEGRIAVILEAVKILSEKYGKELPIIGSMIGPFSLAQHINGDAWFGNLFTGEEIVPALLDFCSDFNVAYAKAMVENGADTIAIIDPTASYELIGGEFYEKYALPYQKKIVDAMKELDVATVLHICGNTTNGLGIMDKTGVNGISVDQKVDIKTATGNVKNAIVVGNLDPVAVLWNGNPEEIEEASKKALDAGVGLLTVGCGTVSMTPTVNLQKMIECAKSHTY
- a CDS encoding pentapeptide repeat-containing protein yields the protein MKNARLKYSSLKNAGLKNDKLKYARLKNASLMNAKLKYAKLKNASLKNARLKNARLKNTRLDERKQA